Proteins found in one Candidatus Amarolinea dominans genomic segment:
- a CDS encoding caspase family protein — translation MNDHPTTTPDIWALLIGVDCYMPATIPDLPRYGNLGGCVNDILLMDAFLRERRNVPAAHIKKLTATVPASGPKHEPQEPPERQPTKANIIAALQALAKPDGPQPGDQVYIHYSGHGGRAVTIRPDIKGKDGLDESLVPTDYGQIVNEAQPEDRYVRDLELAALLQALVDRKLIVTVILDSCHAGGAASRGSMEGVRGSDEIDKIPRVPSTLAGAPDELATIWQAQTRGTRGASVASGWLPDPNGYTLLAACAASELAGEYDRLHPAPNGKQHGYLTYWLWHTLQSPVASWEMVRQQVMSCVHGLNQPQTPQLQGVSRRAVFGGAALALPAGVNILEAQGDRLRLHIGPSDGVGIGAQFFVYRKGVTDFKQTDQRLAVAEVREPVTREDGGMNDAESWAEVLRRLGDGTIEPGCQALLFDPGQKQQRAVQLVRGGAAPADLVEAALANLAMIISRSEEHFVRLAANGEDAYFHVGLTANKEYEIRAANDQPLANLQPVPVAYPRETAYQLNHLAKYFNVLELSSPDTMSRLAGKLEVTLMRTPDEEFNEPGGTPTVKHTPQGARPGLGQAYYLRIRNLFEPLPGPPSDARDYVAELARRTMNVAVLNLAPDWGINRLLPNVTEPPYYPLEPGQTLLLPPIAPGKSPELPRLYSTVPPGARDNEAIDIFKVFATTDTTDYDSLQLQPLDSALKRAGVDRSPVSPEPERTWITTQVTVRVVK, via the coding sequence ATGAACGACCATCCCACCACCACTCCCGACATCTGGGCGCTGCTCATCGGCGTTGACTGCTACATGCCTGCCACCATCCCGGACCTGCCGCGCTACGGCAATCTGGGCGGCTGCGTCAACGACATCCTGCTGATGGATGCGTTCCTGCGCGAGCGGCGGAACGTGCCGGCGGCGCACATCAAGAAATTGACGGCCACCGTGCCGGCCAGCGGACCGAAGCACGAGCCCCAGGAGCCGCCCGAGCGGCAGCCCACCAAGGCCAACATCATCGCGGCACTGCAGGCGCTGGCGAAACCCGATGGCCCGCAGCCGGGCGATCAGGTCTATATCCACTACTCGGGCCACGGTGGTCGGGCCGTCACGATCCGGCCGGACATTAAGGGCAAGGACGGTTTGGACGAATCGCTGGTACCCACCGATTACGGCCAGATCGTAAACGAGGCCCAGCCCGAGGATCGCTACGTGCGCGACCTGGAGCTGGCCGCGCTGCTGCAGGCGCTGGTCGATCGTAAGCTGATCGTCACCGTCATCCTCGATAGCTGCCATGCTGGCGGCGCGGCGTCCAGGGGAAGCATGGAAGGCGTACGCGGCAGCGACGAGATTGACAAGATTCCGCGCGTCCCCAGCACGCTCGCCGGCGCCCCCGACGAACTGGCGACCATCTGGCAAGCGCAGACGCGCGGCACGCGCGGGGCATCGGTGGCCAGCGGCTGGCTGCCCGATCCGAACGGCTACACCCTGTTGGCCGCCTGTGCAGCATCCGAACTGGCAGGCGAGTATGACCGGCTCCATCCTGCGCCGAACGGCAAGCAGCACGGTTATCTGACCTATTGGCTGTGGCATACGCTACAAAGTCCGGTCGCGAGTTGGGAGATGGTCCGCCAACAGGTGATGAGCTGTGTTCACGGCTTGAACCAGCCTCAAACGCCGCAATTGCAGGGGGTAAGCCGCCGGGCCGTCTTCGGCGGCGCGGCCCTGGCCTTGCCGGCGGGGGTCAATATCTTGGAGGCGCAGGGAGATCGGCTGCGCCTCCACATTGGCCCATCCGACGGCGTCGGCATCGGCGCGCAGTTCTTCGTCTATCGCAAGGGCGTCACCGATTTCAAACAGACCGACCAACGCCTGGCCGTGGCTGAAGTCCGTGAGCCGGTCACGCGCGAAGATGGCGGCATGAACGATGCTGAATCGTGGGCCGAGGTGCTGCGCCGCCTGGGGGATGGAACGATCGAGCCGGGCTGCCAGGCGCTCCTCTTTGACCCTGGACAGAAGCAGCAGCGGGCGGTGCAACTGGTACGCGGGGGCGCGGCGCCGGCCGACCTGGTCGAAGCTGCGCTCGCCAACCTTGCGATGATCATATCTCGGAGCGAGGAGCATTTCGTGCGGCTGGCCGCCAATGGCGAAGACGCTTACTTTCATGTCGGCCTCACCGCCAACAAGGAATATGAAATCCGGGCCGCCAACGATCAGCCGCTGGCGAACCTGCAACCAGTACCCGTCGCCTATCCCAGGGAAACAGCCTATCAACTCAACCACCTGGCGAAATACTTCAACGTGCTGGAGTTGAGCAGCCCGGACACCATGTCGCGGCTGGCAGGAAAATTGGAGGTGACGCTGATGCGTACGCCGGATGAGGAGTTCAATGAGCCGGGAGGGACACCCACGGTAAAACATACCCCCCAAGGCGCCAGGCCAGGGCTAGGTCAGGCATACTACCTTCGCATTCGCAACCTCTTTGAGCCATTGCCTGGACCGCCCAGCGATGCCAGGGACTACGTCGCGGAGCTTGCCCGCCGCACCATGAACGTCGCTGTGCTCAACCTGGCGCCGGACTGGGGCATCAACCGCTTGCTGCCGAACGTGACCGAGCCACCTTACTACCCTCTCGAACCTGGCCAGACCCTGCTACTGCCTCCCATTGCGCCCGGAAAGTCGCCGGAGTTGCCCCGTCTCTATTCCACTGTGCCGCCCGGAGCCAGGGATAATGAGGCGATTGACATCTTCAAAGTGTTTGCTACCACCGATACGACCGACTATGATTCATTGCAGCTCCAGCCTCTGGATTCTGCATTGAAGCGCGCCGGTGTGGATCGCAGCCCAGTGTCGCCGGAACCGGAACGGACCTGGATCACGACGCAGGTGACGGTGCGCGTTGTGAAGTGA
- a CDS encoding caspase family protein — MTDFTHSLAIVIGINDYANGIPRLTTAVNDAARLADLLRDAHGYETILLTEPETNQPVTRARLAALFTEELPARLGEDDRLLIYFAGHGVALDGDDGPRGYLVPQDARPGDSASMLAMTDLHAWLTALPCRHMLAILDCCFAGAFRWSATRHIGALPDVIHKERYDRYLLSPAWQVLTSAAYDQKALDVLGGNVLGRRETDGRQHSPFALALFDALEKGEADLVPKDRGDGVITATELYLYLRQQVEVQAEEQASHEQTPGLWPLNKHRKGEFIFLAPGHPLNLPPAPDLTDELNPYRGLKSYDQQHAPLFFGREDEIKALTALVDRQSFLAVLGASGTGKSSLVKAGVLPRLERLEIGDQRPEIGSPPEAEAIRLPDGSPSGADGAVDTQARRALHLVAGSVLRPGGPLYRVLPPMRPTDQPVQALAALLRAELGEDLSGLGDLPGLAHDNALAQAIARWAEGHPNERLVLTVDQFEELATLCRDDAERERFLRLLAAAVEQQPAAFRLIITLRTDFEPQFTQEGSPLANLWQSARLAEPPARYIVPPMDIEDLRQVIEGPASVRVLYFDPPELVDDLIKEVIQTPGALPLLSFTLSELYVKYVQSGRDDRALAGADYQALGGVVGSLRNRATEEYDRLPDDAHRLTMQRVMLRMVAVEGGELARRRVALSELEYPTEEENTRVKAVLDRLVEARLLVRGTADNPDGTKGEAYVEPAHDALVLAWDKLLRWKQEAEEYLPLQRRLAQAATEWGKAAPAAKTGLLWDDDPRLPQVEETLWPTGGKQKGLVGRVRWARQVLAPKIAAPANTKWLNGVELAFVQDSVQARTRFWRRVLGAATLFALVLITATAISLGLQSRAVKAEATAVAEATRALNAEATAVVNEQIAKEKQAEAERETRRARAGELSAVALGQIDRDPELALLVAQEAISVTRTFESEEALRRALRGSLLRGAYAPDGLWINSTTFAPDGSRLLVTGNRGEQPVAQILEMPSLKPVVQLHDPPGDYITDARFSPNGERILTVDDSGGVSLWDARTGVADPPFQGVAADWSADGSRFAVAADDGTVDIRNAADGRGELTFPGREGESAEAVSFAAGDTLIVLVTADYLGAGQQAQVLDAATGDTLAEFPVNRGSLSFSTDRSMLANGEGKTVQVRAASDAFAQPAHSIAGHQADVNVTRFAPDGRLVATAADDNTVRVWTLPDPGTSPSRVSVAQETTLEEQAQLIEFSPLDGTLLTAGYGDVRGWDIANTRELLSVDPTSSLQADALAVSPDGRTFVTASSGSVQLWASRTGEEYALFDAGQAVMAPDGNELAVVSQDGVRLQAAGPEDPIAARLPGWEAGAYRDPAFTAKSRFLYAQQGLSVVWWDTATGERAGALDLSGKANGDIVLAPDGAALGGSMRLPGEMVRLVPVLLATATGKPRPLAGDMPPYEAIRQLGFSPDGSLFFVNGSTLTTEAGSNRIVRVWDTATGRLHLPSEGVAGGTGSFPVDGGFGRGASLIFSPDGKRIITANEDGITVWAVADGAKLAEIPAGSTPISAVAMAITADGGRLVIPDGSTTTARIWDLATGKTTPLRSHIGVIDTVRISADGSLVLTASGHDGSTRLWDGTTGEQLTVFPWRMQEVNLSSDGRLVLFSPNAFDNAKTYPQLYFTRAADLLALSRTRVTRTLTCPERRGFLREAIDCQVATPEPVSS, encoded by the coding sequence ATGACCGACTTCACCCACTCCCTCGCCATCGTCATCGGCATCAACGATTACGCCAACGGCATCCCGCGGCTGACCACCGCGGTCAACGACGCGGCGCGGCTGGCCGATCTGCTGCGTGATGCGCACGGCTACGAGACCATCCTGCTTACCGAGCCGGAAACAAATCAGCCGGTCACGCGGGCGCGGCTGGCTGCGCTGTTCACCGAGGAGCTGCCGGCCCGCCTGGGCGAGGACGACCGCCTGCTGATCTACTTCGCCGGCCATGGCGTGGCCCTGGACGGCGACGACGGCCCGCGCGGCTATCTCGTCCCCCAGGACGCCCGCCCCGGCGACTCCGCCAGCATGTTGGCCATGACCGACCTGCACGCCTGGCTGACCGCCCTGCCGTGCCGCCATATGCTGGCGATCCTGGACTGCTGTTTCGCCGGCGCGTTCCGCTGGTCCGCCACGCGCCACATCGGCGCGCTGCCTGACGTGATCCACAAGGAGCGCTACGACCGCTACCTGCTCTCGCCCGCCTGGCAGGTGCTGACTTCGGCCGCGTACGATCAGAAGGCGCTGGACGTGCTGGGCGGCAACGTGCTTGGCCGCCGCGAGACGGATGGCCGCCAGCATTCTCCCTTCGCCCTGGCCCTGTTCGACGCGCTGGAGAAGGGCGAGGCCGACCTGGTGCCCAAAGACCGGGGCGACGGCGTCATCACCGCCACCGAGCTGTACCTTTATCTGCGTCAGCAGGTAGAGGTGCAGGCCGAGGAGCAGGCCAGCCACGAGCAGACGCCCGGCCTGTGGCCGTTGAACAAGCATCGCAAGGGGGAATTCATCTTCCTGGCGCCCGGTCATCCGCTGAACCTGCCGCCGGCGCCCGATCTGACCGACGAGCTGAACCCGTACCGCGGCCTGAAGTCCTACGACCAGCAGCATGCCCCGCTCTTCTTCGGCCGCGAGGACGAGATCAAGGCGTTGACGGCGCTGGTGGATCGGCAGTCCTTCCTGGCCGTCCTGGGCGCGTCGGGCACGGGGAAGTCGAGCTTGGTCAAGGCGGGGGTGCTACCGCGGCTTGAGAGACTGGAGATTGGAGATCAGAGACCGGAGATCGGAAGCCCGCCGGAGGCCGAGGCCATCCGGCTACCAGATGGAAGCCCCTCCGGGGCTGATGGAGCCGTTGACACCCAGGCCCGCAGGGCCTTGCACCTTGTAGCCGGGTCCGTTCTACGGCCCGGCGGGCCTCTCTACCGCGTCCTTCCTCCCATGCGGCCCACCGATCAGCCGGTGCAGGCGTTGGCCGCGCTGCTGCGCGCCGAGCTGGGCGAAGACCTGTCAGGTCTCGGAGACCTCCCAGGCCTGGCGCACGACAACGCCCTGGCGCAGGCCATCGCCCGCTGGGCTGAGGGGCATCCCAACGAGCGCCTGGTGCTCACCGTTGACCAGTTCGAGGAGCTGGCCACCCTGTGTCGCGACGACGCCGAGCGGGAGCGCTTCCTGCGCCTGCTGGCCGCGGCCGTGGAGCAGCAGCCCGCCGCCTTCCGCCTGATCATCACCCTGCGTACCGACTTCGAGCCGCAGTTTACTCAGGAGGGCTCTCCGCTGGCTAACCTCTGGCAATCGGCCCGCCTTGCCGAGCCGCCGGCCCGCTACATCGTGCCGCCCATGGACATCGAGGACCTGCGCCAGGTGATCGAGGGACCGGCCTCGGTGCGCGTGCTCTACTTCGACCCGCCGGAGCTGGTGGACGACCTGATCAAGGAGGTGATCCAGACCCCCGGCGCGCTGCCGTTGCTCTCCTTCACCCTGAGCGAGTTGTACGTCAAGTACGTGCAGAGCGGCCGTGACGACCGGGCGCTGGCGGGTGCGGACTACCAGGCGCTGGGCGGGGTGGTCGGCTCGCTGCGCAACCGGGCCACCGAGGAGTATGATCGTCTGCCCGATGATGCGCACCGCCTGACCATGCAGCGGGTGATGCTGCGCATGGTGGCAGTCGAGGGCGGTGAGCTGGCCCGGCGGCGGGTGGCGCTGAGCGAGCTGGAGTATCCGACGGAGGAAGAAAATACACGAGTCAAGGCCGTGCTCGACCGGCTGGTGGAGGCCCGCCTGCTGGTGCGCGGCACTGCGGATAATCCCGATGGCACCAAAGGCGAAGCCTACGTCGAGCCGGCGCACGATGCGTTGGTGCTGGCCTGGGACAAACTGCTGCGCTGGAAGCAGGAGGCTGAGGAATACCTGCCCTTGCAGCGGCGGCTGGCGCAGGCGGCCACGGAATGGGGCAAGGCCGCGCCCGCGGCCAAGACCGGCCTGCTGTGGGACGATGACCCCCGCCTGCCGCAGGTGGAGGAGACGCTGTGGCCCACGGGAGGGAAGCAGAAGGGGTTGGTGGGGCGAGTGCGTTGGGCGCGGCAGGTACTGGCGCCCAAGATCGCTGCGCCGGCGAATACGAAATGGCTAAACGGTGTAGAATTGGCTTTTGTGCAGGACAGTGTGCAGGCGCGCACCAGGTTTTGGCGCCGCGTGCTCGGCGCTGCAACGCTGTTTGCGCTGGTATTGATCACAGCCACAGCAATCTCGCTCGGACTCCAGAGTCGTGCCGTGAAGGCCGAGGCGACCGCCGTTGCAGAGGCAACGCGGGCGCTGAACGCAGAGGCAACCGCGGTCGTCAACGAGCAGATTGCGAAGGAGAAACAGGCCGAGGCCGAGCGCGAAACGCGGCGCGCCCGTGCGGGTGAGCTGTCCGCGGTCGCGCTTGGGCAAATTGACCGGGATCCCGAGCTTGCGCTCCTGGTCGCGCAGGAGGCCATCAGCGTCACGCGCACCTTCGAATCTGAGGAGGCGTTGCGCCGGGCGTTGCGCGGGTCACTGCTGCGCGGCGCCTACGCGCCGGACGGTCTCTGGATCAACTCGACCACGTTTGCGCCCGACGGCAGCCGGCTGCTCGTGACCGGCAATCGCGGCGAGCAGCCCGTCGCGCAGATTCTGGAGATGCCATCCTTGAAACCGGTCGTCCAGTTGCACGACCCGCCAGGCGACTACATCACAGACGCACGCTTCTCACCCAACGGCGAGCGAATTTTGACGGTTGACGACAGCGGCGGCGTCAGCCTGTGGGATGCGAGGACGGGCGTGGCCGACCCGCCGTTCCAAGGCGTCGCGGCTGACTGGTCGGCCGACGGCAGCCGTTTCGCCGTCGCGGCAGACGATGGCACGGTGGATATTCGGAACGCCGCCGACGGCCGGGGCGAGCTTACGTTTCCCGGTCGTGAGGGCGAATCGGCCGAGGCGGTGTCCTTCGCAGCCGGCGACACGCTCATCGTGCTGGTGACCGCCGATTATCTTGGCGCGGGCCAACAGGCACAGGTGCTCGACGCGGCCACGGGCGACACCCTGGCCGAATTCCCGGTCAACCGCGGCAGCCTGTCGTTTTCGACGGACCGGAGCATGCTGGCGAATGGCGAAGGCAAGACGGTTCAAGTGCGAGCGGCCAGTGACGCGTTTGCGCAGCCGGCGCACAGCATCGCAGGCCACCAGGCCGACGTGAATGTCACACGGTTTGCGCCGGACGGCCGATTGGTGGCGACTGCGGCAGACGACAATACCGTCCGCGTGTGGACCCTCCCGGATCCCGGCACGTCGCCATCCCGCGTCTCTGTGGCCCAGGAGACGACTTTGGAGGAGCAAGCTCAGCTGATCGAGTTCTCGCCCCTCGACGGCACGCTGCTTACTGCAGGCTACGGCGACGTCCGCGGATGGGACATTGCGAATACCCGGGAGCTGCTGTCAGTTGACCCCACCAGCAGCCTGCAGGCCGATGCCCTGGCCGTTTCGCCGGACGGCCGCACCTTTGTGACCGCAAGTTCGGGGAGCGTGCAGCTGTGGGCGTCCCGCACGGGCGAGGAGTACGCGCTCTTCGACGCAGGGCAGGCGGTCATGGCGCCGGACGGCAATGAGCTAGCGGTGGTATCGCAAGACGGAGTTAGATTGCAGGCGGCCGGCCCTGAAGATCCCATCGCCGCGCGCTTGCCCGGTTGGGAGGCAGGCGCCTACCGCGATCCCGCCTTCACCGCCAAGAGCCGCTTTCTATACGCCCAACAGGGCCTATCGGTGGTCTGGTGGGACACTGCCACGGGCGAGCGCGCCGGAGCACTCGACCTCAGCGGCAAGGCGAACGGCGACATCGTCCTTGCGCCTGACGGCGCTGCGCTCGGGGGGAGCATGCGGCTGCCCGGCGAAATGGTGCGTCTCGTGCCGGTCTTGTTGGCTACAGCCACGGGTAAACCGCGGCCGCTGGCGGGCGACATGCCCCCGTACGAGGCCATCAGGCAGCTTGGCTTCTCGCCGGACGGAAGCTTGTTCTTCGTGAACGGGTCGACGTTGACGACCGAAGCGGGCAGCAACCGTATCGTCCGGGTGTGGGACACAGCCACCGGCCGGCTGCATCTGCCCAGCGAAGGCGTCGCAGGTGGTACGGGAAGCTTCCCGGTTGACGGCGGGTTCGGCCGCGGCGCCAGCTTGATCTTCTCGCCGGATGGCAAGCGCATCATCACGGCGAACGAGGATGGCATCACGGTCTGGGCGGTAGCTGACGGCGCAAAGCTGGCGGAGATCCCGGCCGGCAGCACGCCGATCAGCGCCGTCGCTATGGCTATCACCGCCGACGGTGGCCGGCTGGTGATACCCGATGGGTCCACGACGACCGCCCGCATCTGGGACCTGGCCACGGGTAAGACAACGCCCCTGCGAAGTCACATCGGCGTGATAGACACGGTGCGCATATCGGCCGATGGGAGCTTAGTGTTGACGGCCAGCGGGCATGACGGCAGCACGCGCCTGTGGGACGGGACGACCGGAGAGCAGCTGACGGTATTCCCGTGGAGGATGCAAGAGGTAAACTTGTCCTCCGACGGCCGCCTGGTGCTCTTTAGTCCAAACGCCTTTGACAACGCCAAGACCTACCCGCAGCTCTACTTCACGCGTGCCGCCGACCTGCTGGCGCTGAGCAGGACCCGCGTCACCCGAACGCTCACCTGCCCCGAGCGCCGTGGATTCCTGCGCGAGGCGATTGACTGTCAGGTGGCGACGCCGGAGCCAGTGTCCAGTTGA
- a CDS encoding caspase family protein, whose amino-acid sequence MSPNVSETATTRATLVNAPGRYRPDIERWAIVVGISDYQHKELNLKWAHRDAEEVHKLLLTPAGGSFAADHIQLLVNEAATTQAISRALRSFLQKPAEEDVVLIYFACHGGPDPGRTSNLYLWTYDTDPNDIAGSALPMREIDLSLRENLLAERVVILADTCHSGGLGGGIGRRRRLRKPAS is encoded by the coding sequence ATGTCACCCAATGTCAGCGAGACCGCGACAACCCGCGCGACCCTGGTCAACGCCCCTGGGCGCTATCGCCCGGACATCGAGCGCTGGGCGATCGTCGTGGGGATCTCAGACTACCAGCACAAGGAGTTGAACCTCAAATGGGCGCACCGGGACGCTGAGGAGGTTCACAAGCTGTTGCTCACGCCTGCGGGCGGCAGCTTTGCGGCCGATCACATCCAGTTGCTCGTCAACGAGGCGGCCACTACCCAGGCCATCAGCCGGGCGCTGCGCAGCTTCCTGCAGAAGCCGGCCGAGGAGGATGTGGTACTGATCTACTTCGCCTGTCATGGTGGACCCGACCCCGGTCGTACCAGTAATCTCTACCTGTGGACGTACGACACCGACCCGAATGACATCGCCGGCAGCGCGCTGCCCATGCGCGAGATTGACCTCTCGCTGCGCGAGAACCTGTTGGCCGAGCGGGTTGTGATCCTGGCCGACACCTGTCACAGCGGCGGCCTCGGCGGGGGCATCGGCCGCCGCAGGCGACTGCGGAAGCCGGCGTCATGA
- a CDS encoding caspase family protein — translation MHQYLERCHGNDYASWSRYCLALLKQPIVPRALLIGIGKHAPGEYERWKLDGPANDVALIWRVLTTDYGFAESNVSVLLDEQATWQAIERALQDLAAHAQSNDPVVIYLSGVGFFATKKTDGSGAADATPERSLLMTYDGPTATVSQLHERLLAIPSSSKALIIDGMPVNLAIDLAEQAGDYALLLAAEPGQTAREQRLGDETDETFRPHGLFTFSPGTAARGWRRVLQPLEH, via the coding sequence TTGCACCAGTATCTCGAACGGTGCCATGGCAACGACTACGCATCCTGGAGCAGATACTGCCTGGCCTTGCTGAAGCAGCCGATCGTCCCCCGCGCCCTGCTCATCGGCATCGGCAAACACGCGCCTGGAGAATATGAACGATGGAAATTAGATGGCCCGGCGAATGATGTCGCGCTCATCTGGCGCGTGCTCACGACAGACTATGGTTTCGCTGAAAGTAATGTGAGCGTCCTGTTGGATGAACAAGCTACCTGGCAGGCCATCGAACGGGCCCTGCAAGATCTGGCCGCACATGCTCAATCCAACGACCCGGTGGTTATCTATCTCTCCGGTGTGGGCTTTTTTGCGACCAAGAAGACGGACGGCAGCGGCGCCGCAGATGCAACGCCGGAACGGTCCCTGCTCATGACCTACGATGGCCCTACAGCCACTGTATCTCAACTACACGAACGTTTACTTGCCATCCCATCCTCGTCCAAGGCACTGATCATTGACGGCATGCCAGTCAACCTTGCCATCGACCTTGCCGAACAGGCCGGCGATTACGCGCTGCTTCTGGCAGCAGAGCCGGGGCAGACAGCCAGAGAACAACGCCTTGGAGATGAGACTGATGAAACCTTCAGACCGCATGGCCTCTTTACCTTTAGCCCTGGCACAGCTGCACGCGGATGGCGAAGAGTGCTGCAACCCTTGGAGCACTGA
- a CDS encoding ATP-binding protein codes for MLEHFSQNKRAVYYRCFLTGTAEQLPALGQALADFSGDSVLIAQPPTSWAAVFALIERLAQESRLLLVLDEIPYWASRDASLPSVLQNWWDAIGHTLNIMLVLCGSAVQMMETLLTGAAPLAGCITGRLPVRPLDFRASAELVGYADPDAALTAYGILGGVPLYLTFFRPERSLRDNIVNAIVSPSSRLYVEPQAVFAAHHQVYEARGALAVLRAIAHGRHRWSDIAEAAGVSTSTLTRVMEPLIGDLGLVERVLPVTETHPTRAYYTQYHLTDNFFRFWFRFIEANQGHIEFGDVERIADLVMARLPDYMGLPFEAMCRDWVRLASVAGVLPERVGRVGTWWNPDHQLDIVGLDEQGRAAILGEAKWHTQPFTYQELERYLGHVRALGTLPRPDTYHLLFSRSGFSDDVQRWSAMNNVRLLTPASMLASFDA; via the coding sequence TTGCTTGAACACTTCTCTCAGAACAAGCGGGCCGTCTACTACCGCTGCTTTCTGACCGGGACTGCGGAACAGCTGCCTGCGCTAGGTCAGGCGTTGGCGGATTTTTCCGGGGACTCCGTGCTGATCGCCCAACCGCCGACCTCCTGGGCTGCCGTCTTTGCGCTCATCGAGCGATTGGCGCAGGAGTCGCGCTTGTTGCTTGTGCTCGACGAAATCCCCTATTGGGCCTCACGAGACGCCAGCTTGCCTTCTGTGCTACAGAATTGGTGGGATGCGATCGGGCACACACTCAACATCATGTTGGTTCTGTGCGGGTCAGCGGTGCAGATGATGGAGACCCTTCTGACCGGAGCGGCGCCGCTGGCGGGCTGCATCACCGGGCGTCTGCCAGTGCGACCGCTCGACTTTCGCGCATCTGCGGAGCTGGTGGGCTATGCCGATCCGGACGCCGCCCTGACCGCTTACGGTATTCTTGGCGGTGTGCCGCTGTATCTCACCTTTTTCCGCCCGGAGCGTTCCTTGCGGGATAACATCGTCAATGCCATCGTATCGCCGTCGTCGCGCCTGTATGTCGAGCCACAAGCTGTCTTTGCTGCGCACCACCAAGTGTACGAAGCACGCGGCGCTCTCGCTGTCTTACGCGCCATCGCCCACGGCAGGCATCGCTGGTCGGACATTGCGGAAGCGGCTGGGGTCAGTACGTCAACGCTCACACGTGTCATGGAACCGCTGATCGGCGACCTGGGTTTGGTCGAGCGGGTGTTGCCAGTCACCGAAACGCATCCGACGCGGGCCTACTACACGCAGTATCATCTGACCGACAACTTCTTCCGATTCTGGTTCCGCTTCATCGAGGCGAACCAAGGACACATTGAGTTTGGCGATGTCGAGCGTATTGCAGACCTGGTCATGGCCCGGCTACCCGACTATATGGGACTGCCTTTCGAGGCCATGTGCCGCGATTGGGTGCGCTTGGCAAGCGTGGCTGGGGTCCTGCCCGAACGGGTCGGTAGGGTCGGCACCTGGTGGAATCCCGACCATCAGCTTGACATCGTGGGTCTGGACGAACAGGGTCGCGCTGCTATTCTCGGCGAGGCCAAATGGCACACTCAGCCATTCACCTACCAGGAATTGGAGCGTTACCTGGGACACGTGCGTGCCCTGGGGACTCTCCCGCGCCCTGACACGTACCATCTTCTCTTTTCCCGGTCAGGTTTTTCCGATGACGTGCAGCGCTGGTCCGCCATGAACAACGTCCGGCTGTTGACACCAGCGAGCATGTTGGCGAGCTTCGACGCGTAG
- a CDS encoding nucleotidyl transferase AbiEii/AbiGii toxin family protein: MDLQRLQRQVAFERLMARLFANETPPWLLKGGYSLELRLPGRARSTVDLDLSIPDPACIPQAIVAIGPDDVRSSAFDHVQKMAERDLGDGFQFLIHQPKTELTGAPSGGFRCQVEARLASRVFARFHLDIALGDSVAGPFDWITGGDLLAFAGIPPARIAVYPLAQQFAEKIYAYTFPWRDRENTRVKDLVDLVLLIDSGLLPLSDLRSAVAVTFAVRDTHPALASLPLPPLSWSSAYDALAKDLGLSARTLAEAYDTLQSFWQACELGLDSLAEEAQQP; the protein is encoded by the coding sequence ATGGATTTACAGCGGCTGCAGCGACAGGTCGCCTTTGAGCGGCTGATGGCGCGGCTGTTTGCCAACGAGACTCCCCCCTGGTTGCTCAAAGGCGGTTATTCGCTGGAACTGCGGTTGCCTGGCCGGGCGCGTTCCACTGTAGACCTTGACCTGTCAATCCCCGATCCGGCATGCATACCGCAGGCGATCGTCGCAATCGGGCCGGATGATGTCCGGTCCAGCGCATTCGATCATGTGCAGAAGATGGCCGAGCGTGATCTGGGCGATGGCTTTCAGTTCTTGATTCACCAACCGAAAACTGAGCTAACGGGCGCGCCCAGCGGCGGTTTCCGTTGCCAGGTTGAGGCGCGTTTGGCCAGTCGCGTCTTTGCCCGGTTCCACCTCGACATCGCACTCGGCGATTCGGTTGCAGGCCCATTCGATTGGATCACGGGCGGCGATCTCCTTGCCTTTGCGGGCATCCCGCCAGCGCGCATCGCCGTCTACCCCCTGGCGCAGCAATTTGCCGAGAAGATTTATGCCTACACGTTTCCGTGGCGAGATCGAGAGAACACGCGTGTGAAGGATCTCGTAGACTTGGTGTTGCTCATAGACTCCGGTCTGTTGCCTTTGAGTGACCTCAGATCGGCAGTCGCGGTTACTTTTGCAGTCCGGGATACACATCCGGCGCTGGCGTCACTACCGTTGCCCCCTCTGTCCTGGTCTTCGGCTTATGACGCTTTAGCCAAAGACCTCGGGCTTAGCGCCCGTACCCTGGCTGAAGCCTATGACACGCTGCAGTCCTTCTGGCAAGCGTGCGAGCTTGGACTGGACAGCCTGGCGGAGGAGGCGCAACAGCCATGA